The genomic segment AGGACGACTTCCGTCCGGCCCGCAAGGCGCACCCCGCGCTGGTGCGGCCCGACCTGGACGAGCTGGCCGCCCGCCTCGACGCCGCCGGACACGCCGTGACCTGGGGCGACGACGAGATTCCCGGCATGCGGCGGTTCCACACGTACGACCCGCACGGCAACCGGCTGGAGTTCTTGGCCCCCGCCGGGTGACCGGGCGCGGGTAGGGTCGGCGGGTGGTCGACGTACAGCACTGGCTCGCCGCGCTCCCACCGGGCCTGATCTGCCTGCTCGTGGGCGCGGTCATCGGCGTGGAGAGCATGGGCATCCCGCTGCCCGGCGAGATCGTGCTGGTCAGCGCCGCCCTGCTCGCCGCCACCGGTGCGGTCGGGCCCGAGTGGGTGGCC from the Micromonospora sp. WMMA1947 genome contains:
- a CDS encoding VOC family protein: MIHHVLLACPRGSEDASRSFYAGLLGLTEKPKPPALAARGGCWFTGYDAELHLGVEDDFRPARKAHPALVRPDLDELAARLDAAGHAVTWGDDEIPGMRRFHTYDPHGNRLEFLAPAG